CGGCCACGTTGGTGGCGGTGCGCATCATGTCGAGGATCGGGTCGATGGCCATGAGCAGGCCGACGCCCTCCAGCGGGAGACCCAGCGTCGAGAGGGTCAGCGTCAGCATGACCGTCGCGCCGGTGAGACCGGCGGTGGCGGCCGAACCGATGACCGAGACGAAGGCGATCAGGATGTAGTCACCGACGCCGAGCTGCACGTCGAAGATCTGCGCGATGAAGATCGCGGCCAGCGACGGGTAGATCGCGGCGCAGCCGTCCATCTTGGTGGTGGCGCCGAACGGCACGGCGAAGGAGGCGTACGCCTTCGGGACGCCGAGGCGCTCGGTGACCTTCTGGGTGACGGGCATGGTGCCCACCGAGGAGCGGGAGACGAACGCCAGCTGGATCGCGGGCCAGGCGCCCTTGAAGAACTGGATCGGGCTGACCTTGGCGACGGTGGCGAGCAGCAGCGGGTAGACACCGAACAGCACCAGGGCGCAGCCGACGTAGACGTCGGCGGTGAAGGTGGCGTACTTGCCGATGAGGTCCCAGCCGTAGTCGGCGATGGCGTAGCCGATGAGGCCGACGGTGCCGAGCGGGGCGAGGCGGATGACCCACCACAGGGCCTTCTGGAGCAGCTCCAGGATCGACTCGCTGAGGGTGAGGATCGGCTGGGCCTTCTCGCCGAGCTTCAGGGCGGCGATGCCGGCGACGGCGGCCATGAAGACGATCTGGAGGACGTTCAGCTCGGTGAACGGCGTGATCACGTCGGTCGGGACGATGCCGGTGAGGAAGTCGAGCCAGGAGCCGGCGTGCTCGGGCTTGAGGCCGTCCTTCGGCGTGAGGCCGGTGCCGGAGCCCGGGTTGGTGATCAGGCCGATGGCGAGACCGATGGCCACCGCGATCAGCGAGGTGATCATGAACCAGAGCAGGGTGCGGGTGGCGAGCCGGGCCGCGTTGTTGACCTTGCGGAGGTTGGTGATCGACACCAGGATCGCGAAGAAGACGAGCGGCGCGACGGCCAGCTTCAGCAGCTGGACGAAGATGTGGCCGATCTTGTCGAGCGTGGTGTAGAGCCACGCGACGTCGTACGAGCGGGTGATCCAGCCGAGGACGACACCGAGGACCAGACCGGCGACGATCTGGGCCCAGAAGGGCACCTTCGGTATACGGAAACCGGAGCTCTTGGGCTCGGCGGTCTCCGTGGTGGACGCGGAGTTCGCGGACACGGACACACTCCAGACAGGACGCGGCGTACGCACGGGGGCGCGGGTACGCGGGAAAGGTGTGGGGACGGGAAGGCGGCGTCCTCGCCGGGAGGCGGCGCCGCTGCGTGTCGTCGGTCAGACGCGACAACAGGCCGCGGTCGTGCGGCGGCAGAGATCGACGTGCAGGCGCGCCACGAGCGGGACGCCCGGGGCGTAGCGGATTCGCACTGCTGTCTTCATGTCGTTCACGTTAACACCGTGACTTTGGGGTCCTCAAAGCGTTTCTATGACCACGTATCCCGCCGTTCGCGACGCGTAAGCAGCGGATAAGAACGCCAAAGACCCCGGTTCCGGAGCGACTTGCTCCGGTCCGGGGTCCGATGCGCGACGCCCCCGAAGGGCGTCGGTGTGACGAAGGTTACGTGCCGAGTTCCGGCGGAACGCGAACCGCGCCCTACTGGACGGCGTCCTCGCGCGTGCGGTTCGCCTCCAGGCGGGACTTGGCGCGGCTCACCTTGTCGACGACCTGGGCGGACATCTCGTCGCGCTGCTTGCGCAGCAGGACGTAGCTGAGGGGGGCGGACAGCACCAGCCCGAGGAGTACGACCCAGACGACGTTGGAGCCGCCGACGCCGGAGGGGATCACGCCGAAGTGGACCGCCACTCCGGAGACGAAGAAGCAGGCGACGAAAATCAGCAGTCGCAGCGCGGAGTACCGGATCGTTGCGCTCGGCTTGGCAGCGGACACGGCTGAACCTCTCTCTACGTACGACGGTGTTGCGATCCTGCCCGACCAGTGAAGCATGCCCCGAAATCGTTCGGTTCACAGGGTTGCCGCGAGCCCCCCGTACACCCCGCGCACCCCCTGCTGAACTGCGGGAACGCGCCGGGCCACCGCCCCCGCGGCTGCCGGACGGAGCGGGCGGAGGCGGTCAGAGGAGCGGGAGCAGCATGGTGATGTCGTCCCGGTCGTCGCCGGGGGCGACCCGGATCGCGTCCGGCACCCGGCCCACCTCCTTGTAGCCGCAGCTTTCGTAGAAGCGGTCCACTCCGGTGCCGCCCCGGCAGGTGAGCCGGATGGCCTCGATGCCGTCCATGCCGCGCGCCGCCTCGGCCGCCGCCGCCATGAGGTCACGCCCGTACCCCTTGCCCTGGTGGGAGGGGTGGACCATCACGGTGTACAGCCAGAGCCAGTGCCCCATCAGCCGGTGGGTGTTGAGGGTGAGGAAGGCCGTAGCCGCCACGGCACCGCTCTCGTCCCTGCCGACGAGCAGCCGGGTGCGGCCCTCGACGAGGGCGGTGAGGTGCTTGAGCAGCTCGGGGCGGATGTCCTCGATGGTGACCGGCGGCACGAAGCCGACCGAGCCGCCCGCGTTGGAGACGTCGGTCCAGAGCTCCAGGAGGCCGTCGCGCAACTGGGGGTCGAAGGCGGGGTCCAGCGTGAAGGTAAGAGGCATGAATCAAGGTTAACCATTACATCCGGGCGGCCTCAACCAGCTCTCCGGGGGACGGGACTCCCCCGGCACGGCACACCGGCCAGCCGGACGCACCGCACCGGCGCACACGCCGAAGGGCCCCGGCGGCAGGTGGGAACACCTGCCGCCGAGACCCTCGGGACCCGGCCGAAACCTCGTGTCAGACCCGCATCGCCTGCGGCGACTCGCGCCGGTCGGCGTCCGGGCCCGGGTACTCGCGGATGATCTCGTACCGGGTGTTGCGCTCGACGGGCTGGAAGCCCGCGTCCCGGATGAGCTCCAGCAGATCGTCACGGCCCAGCTTGTTCGGCGTGCCGTAGTTGTCCGCGTCGTGCGTGATCTTGTACTCGACGACCGATCCGTCCATGTCGTCCGCGCCGTGCTGGAGCGCCAGCTGAGCGGTCTGCACGCCGTGCATCACCCAGAACACCTTGACGTGCGGCACGTTGTCGAACAGCAGCCGGGACACGGCGAAGGTCTTCAGCGCCTCGGCGCCGGTGGCCATCGTCGTCCGCGCCTGGAGCCTGTTGCGGATCTTGCCGTCCTTCATGTCCACGAAGTCGTGCTGGTAGCGCAGCGGGATGAAGACCTGGAAACCGCCGGTCTCGTCCTGCATCTCGCGCAGCCGCAGCACGTGGTCGACGCGGTGACGGGGCTCCTCGATGTGCCCGTACAGCATCGTCGCCGGGGTCTTGAGACCCTTCTCGTGCGCGAGGCGGTGGATGCGCGACCAGTCCTCCCAGTGGGTGTTGTGGTCGACGATGTGCTGGCGGACCTCCCAGTCGAAGATCTCCGCGCCGCCGCCGGTCAGCGACTCCAGACCGGCTTCGATCAGCTCGTCGAGGATCTCGGAGGCGCTGAGCCCGGAGATGGTCTCGAAGTGGTGGATCTCCGTCGCCGTGAACGCCTTCAGCGCCACGTTCGGCAGCGCCTCCTTGAGGGCGCTGAGCGAGCGCGGGTAGTACCGCCACGGCAGGGTCGGGTGGAGCCCGTTGACGATGTGCAGCTCGGTGAGGTTGTCGTTCTCCATCGCCTTGGCGAGGCGGACGGCCTCCTCGATGCGCATCGTGTACGCGTCCTTCTCGCCCGGCTTGCGCTGGAACGAGCAGTACGCGCACGAGGCGGTGCACACGTTCGTCATGTTGAGGTGCCGGTTGACGTTGAAGTGCACGACGTCACCGTTCTTGACGGTCCGCACCTCGTGGGCCAGACCGCCGAGCCAGGCCAGGTCGTCGGACTCGTAGAGAGCGATCCCGTCCTCGCGGCTCAGCCGCTCGCCGGCCCGGACCTTCTCCTCCAGCTCGCGCTTGAGTCCCGCGTCCACAGATACGCCTCTCATTTCTCTACGTAACAGACTTCGCACCACCGTACGCCCCGCGGTTCCCCCGCGATCCCCGGGGACACCCCTCAACGCTCTTCGGGAAGCTCCCCGACCCGGTTCTCCCACTTCGTGGAGAGCACGATGGTCGTCCGGGTGCGGGAGACGCCCTTCGTCCCGCTCAGCCGCCGGATCGTCTTCTCCAGGCCGTCGACGTCGCCGACGCGCACCTTCAGCATGTAGGAGTCGTCGCCCGCGATGAACCAGGCGTCCTCGATCTCCTCCAGATCGCGCAGCCGGCGGGCCACGTCCTCGTGGTCGGCGGCGTCGGAGAGGGAGATGCCGATCAGCGCGGTGACGCCGAGGCCGAGCGCCGCCGCGTTGACGGTGGCGCGGTAGCCGGTGATCACCCCGGCGGTCTCCAGCCGGTTGATCCGGTCGGTGACGCTGGGCCCGGAGAGGCCCACGAGCCGGCCCAGTTCGGCGTACGACGCCCTGCCGTTCTCCCGAAGGGCCTGGATGAGCTGCCTGTCCACCGCGTCCATATGAAAGAACCTTCCATTGTTCAGCTCTATCGCAAGTCTGTGTATAGATTTTAAGGCAAATAGGGCCCTGACCCTATGAATCCTTCAGAAGATTCAAGAACGCGAACCGCAGCTCGCCGCCGACCGGGCGGCGCGGGATTCAGGCGGTACGTGAGCCACCACCGAGTTCCCCCTCCCACCGGCGGTACAGGCCGTGCGGCACCCCCGCCGCGTCCAGCACCCGTCCGGCGACGAAGTCCACCAGGTCCTGGATGTGCGTGGCGCCCGCGTAGAACGCCGGGGACGCGGGCAGCACCACGGCCCCCGCCTCGTCCAGGGCCACCATCTGCTTCAGCGTCGCGCCGCTCAGGGGTGTCTCCCGTACGGCGACGACGAGGGTGCGCCGCTCCTTGAGCGTGACGCTCGCCGCCCGCTGGAGCAGGTCCTTGGACAGCCCGAGCGCGACCCCGGCCACACAGGCCGTCGAAGCCGGCACGATCAGCATCCCCTTCGCCGGGTACGACCCCGAGGACGGCCCCGCCGCGAGGTCCCCGGCGGGCCAGTGGCGCACCCCGGAGAGGTCCGGGTCGAAGGTGTCCGGCTTCCCGTCCGCCCCCCGGGCGAGCCAGCTCGCCAGGTCGTCCCGCCAGTGCCCGTCGCGGAAGGCGATCCCCGTCTCGTCCAGCAGCGTGAGCCGCGAGGCGCGGCTCACCACCAGGTCGACGTCCTCACCGGCGGCGATCAGACCGCGCACCACCGAAGCGGCGAACGGGGTCCCCGAGGCGCCGGACACCCCGACAATCCAAGGCCGTCGCCGCTGCTGACTCACTGAAGTCGTGGATTCCACACGCCGAGAGTATCCGTCCCCCGCACACCGGCCGAACCCGGAACCGGGCAGGGGCTCCGGGGCGTTGTTCCTCGTGCCGTCCGATGGCCGCCCCGCGGCCGTCCCCCGGCCACCGGTACGAGGAGGAAGCCATGACCGACGTCCGTACGCCCCCCGGAGCCGGCGCACGGGCCGTGACGGCGGGCGCGCTGATGGTGGGCTGGATCGCGCTGCTCTGGCTGCTGGAGGGCATCGACGTGGTGACGGACCACGCCCTGGACCCGTACGGCATCAGCCCGCGCGACCCCGCCGAGCTGCTCGACGTCGTGCCCGCCGCCTTCCTGCACGGCGGCTGGGGCCATCTCGCCTCCAACACCGTCCCGCTGCTGGTCCTCGGCTGGACGGCGGCGCTCGCGGACGTCCGCCGGTTCCTCGGCGTGGTGGCGACGATCGTGGTGGTGAGCGGACTCGGCGTCTGGCTGACCGCCCCGGCGGGCACGGTCACCCTCGGGGCGTCCGGGGTGGTCTTCGGGCTCTTCGGCCACCTGCTGGTCCGCGGCTTCGTGGACCGCCGCGCGCTGGACGTCGTGGTCGGCGTCCTCGTCGCGGGCGTCTACGGCTCGATCATCTGGGGCGTGCTCCCCACCGACTCGGGCATCAGCTGGCAGGCCCACCTCTTCGGGCTGATCGGCGGGGTGGGCGCGGCCTTCCTGTTCCGCAGGCCGCGCCGCCGCCCGTACACCGCCGTCACGGCGTGAGGCCGCGCACCACCAGGTCGAGCAGGGTGCAGGCGAAGAGCGCCATGCCGATGAAGCCGTTGACGGAGAAGAACGCCCGGTTGAGCCGGGACAGGTCGTGCGGGCGCACCACCCGGTGCTCGTACACGAAGGCCACGGCGACGATCACCATGCCGATCCAGTAGAAGAGCTCCGCGTCGGTGGCGAGGCCGAACCAGACGAGCAGTCCGGTGGTGATCGCGTGGCAGACCCGGGCGCCCCAGAGCGCGGCCGGGATGCCGAAGCGGGCGGGCACCGAAAGCACGCCGTGCGCGCGGTCGGCGCGGACGTCCTGACAGGCGAAGATCAGGTCGAACCCGCCGATCCAGACGCCGACGGCCAGCCCCAGGACGACCGCGTCCCACGACCAGCTGCCGGTCACCGCGAGCCAGGCGCCGATCGGGCCCATGGCCTGGGCGATGCCGAGGATGGCGTGCGGGAAGTTCGTGAACCGCTTGCCGTACGGGTAGACCACCATCGGCACGATCGCGAGCGGCGCGAGCGCGAGGCAGAGCGGGTTGAGGAGGGCCGCGGCGCCGAGGAAGAAGACCAGCGCGACCAAGGCGCCCGTCCACGCGGAACGCACGGAGACCGCGCCGGTGACGATCTCGCGGGTCGCGGTACGCGGGTTACGCGCGTCGATCTCCCGGTCGATGATCCGGTTCGCCGCCATCGCGAAGGTCCGCAGTCCCACCATCGCCACCGTGACGAGCAGCAGCTCGACCCAGTGGATCGACTCGCTGACCTGGAACATCGCGATCAGCGCGGCGATGTACGCGAAGGGCAGCGCGAACACCGAGTGCTCGATCATCACCAGCCGCAGGAACGCCTTCACCTTGCTACTGGGCTGCGCCGGGCCGTGGCCCAGCGCTGCTTCTGCGGCAGTCACAGTCCGTATTCCTTCCAGCGGCGGTCGACCTTCGCCGCCGTCTCCGGGTCGGACTCGACCATCTCCGGCCAGCCTCCGTCCCGCGTGTAACCCTCCTCGGGCCACTTCCTCGTCGCGTCGATGCCCGCCTTGCCACCCCAGAACTGCTGGTAGGAGGCGTGGTCGAGGTGGTCGACGGGCCCCTCGGTGACCGTCAGGTCCCGGGCGTAGTCGGTGTTGCCGAGCGCCCGCCAGGCCACTTCGTGCAGATCGTGGACGTCGCAGTCGGAGTCCACGACGACGATCAGCTTGGTCAGCGACATCATGTGGGCGCCCCAGACGGCACTCATGACCTTCTGGGCGTGCTTGGGGTACTTCTTGTCGATCGAAACGATCGCACAGTTGTGGAAGCCGCCGGCCTCGGGCAGGTGGTAGTCCACGATGTCCGGGACGATGATCTTCAGCAGCGGCAGGAAGAACCGTTCGGTGGCGCGGCCCAGCGGCCCGTCCTCGGTGGGCGGGCGGCCGACCACGATCGACTGGAGCAGCGGACGCTTCCGCATGGTCACGCAGTCGATGGTCAGTGCGGGGAACGGTTCCTGCGGCGTGTAGAAGCCGGTGTGGTCGCCGAAGGGCCCCTCCGGGAGCATCTCGCCCGGCTCCAGCCAGCCCTCGATGACGACCTCGGCGTGGGCCGGGACCTGGAGGGGCACGGTCTTGCAGTCGACCATCTCGATCCGCTTGCCCTGGACGAACCCGGCGAAGAGGTACTCGTCGATGTCCCCGGGCAGCGGCGCGGTGGACGCGTACGTCACGGCCGGCGGCGCGCCGAAGGCGATGGCCACCGGCAGCCGCTCGCCCCGCTTGGCGGCGACCTGGTAGTGGTTGCGGCTGTCCTTGTGGATCTGCCAGTGCATGCCGATGGTCCGGCGGTCGTGGCGCTGGAGGCGGTAGAGCCCGAGGTTGCGGACGCCGGTCTCGGGGTGCTTGGTGTGGGTGAGCCCCAGGTTGAAGAAGGAACCGCCGTCCTCGGGCCAGGTGAAGAGCGCGGGCAGCTGGTCCAGGTCGACGTCGTCGCCCATGAGGACGACCTCCTGGACGGGGGCGCTCTCCCCCTTCACCTTCTTCGGCGGCACGTGGATCATCGAGCCGAGCTTCCCGAAAGCCTCGCGCACACCGACGAACCCGTGCGGCAGCTCCGGCTTCAGCAGCCCGCCGATCTTGTCGCTGATGTCCGCGTACGCCTTCAGCCCGAGCGCCTTCAGCAGCCGCCGGTCGGTGCCGTACACGTTCATGGCCAGGGGCATCGAGGACCCCTTGACGTTCTCGAAGAGCAGCGCCGGCCCGCCGGCCTTGTTCACGCGGTCGACGATCTCGCCGACTTCGAGGTACGGATCGACCTCGGCCTTGATGCGCTTGAGATCGCCCTCACGTTCCAAGGCCCGGAGCAGGGAGCGAAGATCGTCGTAAGCCATGCCCACCAGTTTGTCATCCTCCCCACGCTCACCCTCGGGGGCTCCCCCGCCGCCGCGCCGGGGCGGGGCGGATGAGCAGGTGGCGCGGACGTCACTCAGGCATCCGCTTCCGTTCCAGTCGGCCGCCCCGGCTTTCCGCGATGCGCAGTGCGTCGGTCAGGCACTCGGAGAGCCGGGTGGCGACAAAGCGAAGCTCAAGAACCGTCACGTCGGGGTCCTCCGTCAGGGCGTGCGCGTATTCCTGGACCTCGACGGCCATACGCATCTGCGTCCGCTCCATCTCGTCGGCCATGCGCGAGACAGGGCCCTGCCCGTTCGTCACGAGGTAGCAGGGGGCGCCGTCCTCGCGTGTCCACGGAAGTAAACGAGCAGTCGATGTGTCGAGGTGATCTGGTGTCATACATCGAAGACTGGACCGGTTGACCGGTCCAGTCAAGGATGCCGGTCGTCTTCAGCCCATCGGGTATCGGTCTCAGCTCATCGGGTAGGCGTCCGTGCGCTCCCATACCCGCGCCGGTGTCACGCCCTCCTCGCAGACAAGCGGCCTGCCCTCGGAGTCCGACGCCGTATGAAGGACGACGGCAACCGCTTCG
The DNA window shown above is from Streptomyces sp. NBC_00247 and carries:
- a CDS encoding dicarboxylate/amino acid:cation symporter; amino-acid sequence: MSANSASTTETAEPKSSGFRIPKVPFWAQIVAGLVLGVVLGWITRSYDVAWLYTTLDKIGHIFVQLLKLAVAPLVFFAILVSITNLRKVNNAARLATRTLLWFMITSLIAVAIGLAIGLITNPGSGTGLTPKDGLKPEHAGSWLDFLTGIVPTDVITPFTELNVLQIVFMAAVAGIAALKLGEKAQPILTLSESILELLQKALWWVIRLAPLGTVGLIGYAIADYGWDLIGKYATFTADVYVGCALVLFGVYPLLLATVAKVSPIQFFKGAWPAIQLAFVSRSSVGTMPVTQKVTERLGVPKAYASFAVPFGATTKMDGCAAIYPSLAAIFIAQIFDVQLGVGDYILIAFVSVIGSAATAGLTGATVMLTLTLSTLGLPLEGVGLLMAIDPILDMMRTATNVAGQALVPVIVSAREKILDLDKYGSASASPVDEIEVVEEEPVRVPVAA
- the mqnP gene encoding menaquinone biosynthesis prenyltransferase MqnP; this translates as MTAAEAALGHGPAQPSSKVKAFLRLVMIEHSVFALPFAYIAALIAMFQVSESIHWVELLLVTVAMVGLRTFAMAANRIIDREIDARNPRTATREIVTGAVSVRSAWTGALVALVFFLGAAALLNPLCLALAPLAIVPMVVYPYGKRFTNFPHAILGIAQAMGPIGAWLAVTGSWSWDAVVLGLAVGVWIGGFDLIFACQDVRADRAHGVLSVPARFGIPAALWGARVCHAITTGLLVWFGLATDAELFYWIGMVIVAVAFVYEHRVVRPHDLSRLNRAFFSVNGFIGMALFACTLLDLVVRGLTP
- a CDS encoding DUF4229 domain-containing protein, with product MSAAKPSATIRYSALRLLIFVACFFVSGVAVHFGVIPSGVGGSNVVWVVLLGLVLSAPLSYVLLRKQRDEMSAQVVDKVSRAKSRLEANRTREDAVQ
- a CDS encoding menaquinone biosynthesis decarboxylase, with product MAYDDLRSLLRALEREGDLKRIKAEVDPYLEVGEIVDRVNKAGGPALLFENVKGSSMPLAMNVYGTDRRLLKALGLKAYADISDKIGGLLKPELPHGFVGVREAFGKLGSMIHVPPKKVKGESAPVQEVVLMGDDVDLDQLPALFTWPEDGGSFFNLGLTHTKHPETGVRNLGLYRLQRHDRRTIGMHWQIHKDSRNHYQVAAKRGERLPVAIAFGAPPAVTYASTAPLPGDIDEYLFAGFVQGKRIEMVDCKTVPLQVPAHAEVVIEGWLEPGEMLPEGPFGDHTGFYTPQEPFPALTIDCVTMRKRPLLQSIVVGRPPTEDGPLGRATERFFLPLLKIIVPDIVDYHLPEAGGFHNCAIVSIDKKYPKHAQKVMSAVWGAHMMSLTKLIVVVDSDCDVHDLHEVAWRALGNTDYARDLTVTEGPVDHLDHASYQQFWGGKAGIDATRKWPEEGYTRDGGWPEMVESDPETAAKVDRRWKEYGL
- a CDS encoding rhomboid family intramembrane serine protease; the protein is MTDVRTPPGAGARAVTAGALMVGWIALLWLLEGIDVVTDHALDPYGISPRDPAELLDVVPAAFLHGGWGHLASNTVPLLVLGWTAALADVRRFLGVVATIVVVSGLGVWLTAPAGTVTLGASGVVFGLFGHLLVRGFVDRRALDVVVGVLVAGVYGSIIWGVLPTDSGISWQAHLFGLIGGVGAAFLFRRPRRRPYTAVTA
- a CDS encoding Lrp/AsnC family transcriptional regulator is translated as MDAVDRQLIQALRENGRASYAELGRLVGLSGPSVTDRINRLETAGVITGYRATVNAAALGLGVTALIGISLSDAADHEDVARRLRDLEEIEDAWFIAGDDSYMLKVRVGDVDGLEKTIRRLSGTKGVSRTRTTIVLSTKWENRVGELPEER
- a CDS encoding GNAT family N-acetyltransferase; the protein is MPLTFTLDPAFDPQLRDGLLELWTDVSNAGGSVGFVPPVTIEDIRPELLKHLTALVEGRTRLLVGRDESGAVAATAFLTLNTHRLMGHWLWLYTVMVHPSHQGKGYGRDLMAAAAEAARGMDGIEAIRLTCRGGTGVDRFYESCGYKEVGRVPDAIRVAPGDDRDDITMLLPLL
- the mqnE gene encoding aminofutalosine synthase MqnE, translating into MDAGLKRELEEKVRAGERLSREDGIALYESDDLAWLGGLAHEVRTVKNGDVVHFNVNRHLNMTNVCTASCAYCSFQRKPGEKDAYTMRIEEAVRLAKAMENDNLTELHIVNGLHPTLPWRYYPRSLSALKEALPNVALKAFTATEIHHFETISGLSASEILDELIEAGLESLTGGGAEIFDWEVRQHIVDHNTHWEDWSRIHRLAHEKGLKTPATMLYGHIEEPRHRVDHVLRLREMQDETGGFQVFIPLRYQHDFVDMKDGKIRNRLQARTTMATGAEALKTFAVSRLLFDNVPHVKVFWVMHGVQTAQLALQHGADDMDGSVVEYKITHDADNYGTPNKLGRDDLLELIRDAGFQPVERNTRYEIIREYPGPDADRRESPQAMRV
- a CDS encoding UbiX family flavin prenyltransferase; the protein is MSQQRRRPWIVGVSGASGTPFAASVVRGLIAAGEDVDLVVSRASRLTLLDETGIAFRDGHWRDDLASWLARGADGKPDTFDPDLSGVRHWPAGDLAAGPSSGSYPAKGMLIVPASTACVAGVALGLSKDLLQRAASVTLKERRTLVVAVRETPLSGATLKQMVALDEAGAVVLPASPAFYAGATHIQDLVDFVAGRVLDAAGVPHGLYRRWEGELGGGSRTA